One window of Aquipuribacter hungaricus genomic DNA carries:
- a CDS encoding nitroreductase/quinone reductase family protein, with protein sequence MSVPAPGTGAAAGPAAERAWADAAEHVEVYRRTAGAEGHRWHGRPHLLLGTTGRRSGRLRTVPLVYARARTAAGERLVVVASAGGAERHPAWYLNLVAAPAVQVQLLDRVWSTAATTAAGQDEEAGWAAMAATWDGFARYRALTARRIPVVLLGPPPTDLPDPGEQAPDALP encoded by the coding sequence GTGAGCGTCCCTGCGCCGGGCACCGGAGCAGCAGCGGGCCCCGCCGCCGAGCGCGCGTGGGCCGACGCAGCCGAGCACGTCGAGGTGTACCGGCGCACCGCCGGGGCCGAGGGCCACCGCTGGCACGGGCGCCCGCACCTGCTGCTCGGCACCACCGGTCGCCGGTCCGGCCGGCTGCGGACGGTCCCGCTGGTCTACGCCCGTGCCCGCACGGCGGCGGGGGAGCGGCTCGTCGTCGTCGCCAGCGCCGGCGGGGCGGAGCGGCACCCGGCCTGGTACCTCAACCTCGTGGCCGCCCCCGCCGTGCAGGTGCAGCTGCTGGACCGGGTCTGGTCGACGGCGGCCACGACGGCCGCGGGCCAGGACGAGGAGGCCGGCTGGGCCGCGATGGCCGCGACCTGGGACGGCTTCGCCCGCTACCGGGCCCTGACCGCGCGACGGATCCCGGTCGTCCTCCTCGGCCCGCCGCCCACGGACCTGCCGGACCCGGGGGAGCA